Proteins from a genomic interval of Lycium ferocissimum isolate CSIRO_LF1 chromosome 2, AGI_CSIRO_Lferr_CH_V1, whole genome shotgun sequence:
- the LOC132046832 gene encoding ethylene-responsive transcription factor ERF011-like, whose translation MEVGAGGQSGVAASSGGCCGVKRKNERRYKGIRMRKWGKWVAEIREPNKRSRIWLGSYSTPVAAARAYDTAVYYLRGPSARLNFPEFLVGCDGGLNDLSAASIRKKAIEVGAQVDAVQNSLATHHHDHGHGHDRESPQEKVHCETSSPSELKPCWFQEKPDLNLKPEPEDPELDYW comes from the coding sequence ATGGAGGTAGGTGCTGGGGGTCAAAGTGGAGTTGCTGCAAGTTCAGGGGGTTGCTGTGGTGTTAAGAGAAAAAACGAAAGGCGTTACAAAGGGATACGTATGAGGAAGTGGGGAAAGTGGGTTGCAGAAATTAGAGAGCCAAACAAGCGTTCAAGAATTTGGTTGGGCTCTTATTCAACACCTGTAGCAGCTGCTCGGGCTTATGATACGGCGGTTTATTATCTAAGAGGGCCTTCGGCCCGTTTGAATTTTCCTGAGTTTTTGGTTGGTTGTGATGGTGGGCTTAATGATTTGTCTGCTGCTTCAATTCGTAAAAAAGCTATAGAAGTTGGTGCACAAGTGGATGCTGTACAGAACTCACTTGCAACACATCATCACGACCACGGCCACGGCCACGACCGCGAAAGTCCACAAGAAAAGGTGCACTGTGAGACTTCAAGCCCGTCAGAATTGAAGCCTTGTTGGTTTCAAGAAAAGCCCGATTTAAACTTGAAGCCCGAGCCTGAAGATCCAGAATTGGATTACTGGTGA